In Metopolophium dirhodum isolate CAU chromosome 5, ASM1992520v1, whole genome shotgun sequence, the sequence TATTACGgtaaccaaaaacaaaaaaaatgtgttgggCACAGattcttttcaaaaaaattattcaaaatcatcCACCTTGCAATTATTAGTTTTCAgagtaaaaattgtttgttcaAGTTTTATTACTTCACTATTCAAACACAACAGTCATGCTGTTTgagtatataacatttattttgttaaacataGGTACTTAAACTTAAGAAAACGTATAGTCTTAAtctttgttaaaatttaaaaaaaaccattctaTTTTTGTATTGAATATCCAAAATTttgattgataaaataaatattaattagattgaattctaaaataaatataaaacaaattcaaaataataaaatagttttactaACCTTGAATTTTAGTTGGGTTTTGAATCAACATCAGAATACACGGTATAATAGAAAATAGGAGAAGTccaaaattaagaaatatctTCATAATGATACTttgttagtaaaaattatattatttaattcacttTTGATCACTTAATAAACCCGACATTTAAGATAGTCAAATTCATTAGTATACGAACACTTAAAAAGaatcattttgattttacatttcACATTcgaacaataacaaaaaataagaaatgtATATGTATGGGCTAAACTCTTCTTATGGTTGTAATgaaaataactgtttattttcaaatcttcaTCGTTTCTAActagaacaaataaaaatacaaataactttataaaaaacgtttaaaaacgaAACTATTTTTGGGGAGTATTTAAAACTTCATCAGtttaaaaaataccaacaacaattcaaattaaacataatatgtatacttatgtATACTATGCAAGTATAAAGTtgaatgtaaacattttaaaattgtattcaaaatcaCTATATACTATtagcattgtttttttttgcatcaCAAATAATACCAACCaaagtttttatttctttagaAATGTTATATCTGTATTTTCAATGAGGTATTGGCAATCGGTTTTAAAAGTTTACACTgtgaactaaaaaaataaatattacctaattctttaaatacaaatttgatgTACTCATCAACTGGCAACTGTAATTTAATTCCTCAAATGCCTAAAAAAATTCCCCTTACTCTAAAAGATGTATACTTATGTATGTCTTaggtaagtataaattatatattataattaaaaatgaaatatttttttttaatttccctCTTGGAAAAatcacatttgtatttatttgaatatttcattatgaataattaatgagtaaatattatataattgagtaATATTTATAGAGCAGTGAAACTTCcaagaattttttataaatttataattttatacttcataaataatttttcaaaagtaaatatttatttggaaaatattttgcaaaatgtatgattataaaaatcacaaatcaaatattgtatCGAACAAgctaaaatcagtaaaaaatatattatattattataatgtaggtattaaacCTATAACAAACTCTTCTAAAAAGTAACTTTAAACTACAGGATttcataatgcataatatatattatttagtactcTATGAGACATATTACTATGCGATGGATAAAAGGTATACAAacaaacatttctttttcaaacaaaaattaaaaacataaattcatattaaccattttaatacttaatgaaaaagtaaatataacttacaaaaaactattaacaacaaacattttatcaatGATTTCAAATATTGTACTATTCAAAAACTATTGACCGTggaaaaatacgaataataaatgcagatatgtttaaaaatatattcatgtttTTACTTTCCATTTAAActaatcaattatattaatcgtatgcaaaatataattttaatattttgattatttatatgatattatattataatatacaatgatataatttgtattttctaaCATGCTAAGGCtgtaaacaatttatatcagatcaaaatttaatgaaaattgaacTGCAACAGTTCACTAGTCACGATGTTTTAAACGAATCAAACTTTAaacgtatcatataatatgggTGACAGCGTCTTAAAATATCATTTGACATTGAATcgttggattaaaaaaaaagcgtTGTTTGAAACCCATACCAAAGTGACAAATAAGTACTTTTGCATGactgtgaataatattattaatattatattaatagggGGAAAATGTTTTTcagttggtattttttttaaactgtacctactcatttatttttagtttttattttttaacacggATTGAAAAAAATTCGCGCTCGCGCTCacacaaaaatagaaaaatcgtatatacctaatattataaaattgtacgtGTTACCATTGagtgaattatattatgtgacatCGAGATTTCATACACCCACGTACGTATATGCGATCCGATCGACAAACTATACGAACAGTTTGGcgattacaaaataaattatcgttCGCGACTCGTTCGCATAACCGAAGGAGCACATGGTCAACGGGACACTGAACAGGCGACAAGCCGCTAGCCAGCCAGCGAAGCCAAGTGAGGCGGCGTTCGGCGCAAGCGTTAAGTAGTGTTGTACCTATAGACGGATAAACATCACGACCACGGTTATTCATTACCCGTCcgataagatataatattacacacatagatataataggtatacgtggtacataatatacacgatACCGCGCGgtcttgatattattatcatctgcTAGCGATGTTGTCCCGATCatcgtttacaatattttgttattacctATAGCTATGCTGTTTTTACAAACGTATTAgatgacaattaataataattacctacctataataattgaatgCAACGAGTAGGCGCGTGCAATGTGTAAACATAGATAATTAGGTATGataaagattcgatttgaaaatttaaaaaaaaaaaatgatatacaaaacagtatttggtatttacattttttttttaaaaataaacataatttgaatataagatataatataagataaaaaagaaaaagaaatttgtAATTTGGTTGAAGTTACATAATCAACTAAAGTAGGAGGTTACACAGTTAAAACATTACGACAActacgtaggtacttacctatacttattaaGTTGTTATTGTTCGTTTGGAAAATAGGTATAAGTACCAGCTATAGACGAACAAATATTACGGTGACGGTTGTTCATTACCCGTCGGATATTATGATAGGATATTACACAGAtagctataataggtatacactatacatggTACATATACCGCGCGgtcttgatattattataatctgctAGCGATGTTGCCCCATAGACGATCCTAATAGACAAGAAGTGCACACAATATATATGGCGCTTTTCGGTGACTGAgacaaacatattatgtaggtgtaGTGCGGtaagataatttatataggtagagtattttgtattttgtcgtCAGGACAGCCTACATCACTGCGATATGTTTGCAAGCCGCTCGTAATGTTTTTGTTATACGCAGTTCTATTGACTATTGTCTATTAGTATAAGTTCTGAACTCTATTACCTATCGGTGTTGCTCCGGAGGATTCTATATCATTGTTAACAGTTATTATAGCTGTACAGTTCTTATGAACCTATCAGGTGTtgattacctacctacagtAAATTTGTATACTTGAATAGTTGAATGCAACGAGTAGGTACGCCGTGCGTGCAACAGATAGGtgataaatatactaatatgatgAAGATtcgatttcaaaattaaaaaaaataatcacaagttattacaataattccGCGCTAACCGtctgatatgatataatattaaattatacaggtAGCTGGTTATAGGTATACGTGGTACGTAACTGATACCACGtggtcttaatattatataaatataatatataatattaatattatatctgtttgTGATGTTGAACGATTTTTATCATCTATCTAAATCATTGTTAACAGGCCTATCGCCTATGCAACTCCCCTACCAATTTACACAAATCAGTAGTGCTCTTGATGTCTGGTCCCGCTCTGGTAGCGTGTTCTAGtagtaaatagtattttaataatttattactcattCGAAGATAAAAcatagaaaaacatttttactgttatatagtataataattattatttaaaaaacattaaaacctaAAAATGAATATACCTCTATAAagactataaaagtataaaatattacaatctaaaaatgaattataatcaAAGACCGTGATGATTGTtaacaatatatcattattatagccTTACTGTTTTTACGAACCTATCAGAtgttaattacctacttatagtcAGTGTTGGGactatctagataaaattaccTAAAAGATAATCTAGATAACGTCAAAATTATCTTTAAtcttttatctaaataaatccAGAGTATCTTTATCTTATACTTATCTTTTTGCGTTTTTTCTGTCGATAGATGAATCGAGCAAActagtgatttatttttttgattttaatttttttttttttgttaaattaagattattttattattttattcagccCGTTTGTTATAATTGTCTTAATCATagattaatatttgatatgattAACTTTGAGGGGGTAATGACTAATAAAagcaataattgattattataaatataatcgaTAACGACGATAATGCTGTATGTCTTCAATCGACCATTGGAAAAACCACTAATATTAGCCAATAGCTAGAATATTAAATTCGATGAACCAGACGGATTTTTGTAAaagcgaatattattattactaacgaTATATAGTGCAAACATAGAACAATATTGAAGTAACAGCTGATCAGCTGattgtatgtttataattatttctttattaatattgttatttcgaGGGAATAGTAtagtattacataacaataattagacAATTGAGTAATTGACGTATTTGACAATTTATTAGCCGAACACTActctctataaaatattaatgctataatctcttataaattatataatataaagtaaaatagttCTTTACGACAATCTTTCCTAACCTCAAACATTAGATAAATTGTCGTCTAGTACAACTAGTccaaaaccataaaatataaatataccggaTACCCTAAATAGTTTACAGTTTAGTGTTGAAGTGTTGAATGTTGAAGTATATTTCTGAcgtcttaaataaaatatggataAGTATATTCGTCATGAATCATGATCGTTCAACTAACGAAGACACAACTATGGACGATCCAGATTCCTTGGAAATATCTCAACCCCTAAAAAAAACATCGTCGTATCTGTTTAATTCGTCTTTGTACACTATTTTGAAATTCgacaaacaaacaaatagtTTGGTCATGAAATGCACAACATGTTTTAAATGCATCAAAGGGAATAGTCATTCAACTGGCAATTTTATTTCTCATATTAAAGTAAGCActcgtattttatttaataattgcatttataaaaactaaatgtcattatactgttattatagaAAGTTCATTCAACTAAAATGAAAGTATGGGAATGgagaaaaattgaaatttcaaaattcaaaagtaGATAATCAGTCTGATTTAAACTCTACGAAGCAATTGTCATTAATTGATAGTATCAACAGACAAGGAACCAAAACGTCCAAATCTAGTGAAAAGTTAAGCCAAAAAGAGGTGAATTAGTTAATATCAAATTACATTGTAGAAGAAATGCTCCCAGTATCTACTATCGATAAAGAATCTTTTAAGACCATGATAGAGCGTTTTTTATCAGTAAGAAATAATCCGTACActattttttgtagaaaatcTTAAATGCAACTATTAACTAACGaatataatactgtaaaatgtaatttaattaaaactttaagtaatcaaaaatatgtatgcaCTACTGCAGATATTTGGTCATCCAACAATAAAAGTTACATGGGAATGACGGTACATttcattgataaaattaaaatagaaagatTTAGTTTTATGCTAGcatgtaaacaaattaaatattctcacaattttgaaaatatttgaaaattaatatatgaaattcatactgaaaataatttaaatgttgagaAAATTACTCATACTATTACAGATAATGCATCTAATTTTtctaaagcatttaaagttttcaatgatacaaatacaaatacaattgtgCTGCCAAAAGAAccaaataatttacttacagTTGGGGACACAGAAATTTTAATGAATGAATGTGATGATGAAGAGGAAATTGAGAGCTCAGATgaagaaaatttaattataaataatgttgaaGTACAGGAGTTACATATTGACATGTATAATGAATTTGATGATATAACATTACCAAATCAAATTCGTTGTTTATCTCATACTCTTAATTTACTAGCAGAAAGTGATAGTAACAAAGCTAAAAGTATCAATTCATATAAAGATTTATATAATGATGCATTTGGTAAAGCTCATAAATTTTGGAACTTAGTTCGTCGCAGCACAAAAGCTTCAGATATGGTAAAAGATATTGTTCAGTGTAAATTTCCAATTCCAATAATTACCCGATGGAATTCATTTTATAActctgttaataaattattacagtataaaaattgtctaaataatatttttcaaaaacttaatatacctaggttaaaaactaaagaaataaaattttttaaaaaatatataagaattatgGAACCGATTGCAATTAGTTTAGACATTTTTCAAGGGGAAAAGAATTGCTTTTTAGGAGTTGTACTACccacattatttataatgtcaGATAAGATAGAAACAATTTCCCATTTGAAacattgtcaacatttaaaggACACTATTTTAAACAACTTTAAAATTCTGTTTTATAGCTATATCATTGATTTAGAAAAAGAatcatctaaaatatttataatttctgcTATTTCTCATCCAAAGTTCAAATTGTCCTGGATACCGTACGAGTACATTGATGTTTGTAGACACTTATTTTTAGAAGAATGTAAATACCATGGTCTACAGAATGAGAATGATGAATGTCTATTGTCTAAGTGTCACTTCAAATTCATCCCACACTTCTcatagtgattttttttctaattattttgaacaaaattcaTCACCTGttgatgaaaatgaaaaaaatataggtctagtgcaagatatattatatttagatacaaaaaataaatctttgaaCTGTCTACATAAGTACaacgtaattaaaaatatatttttaaaatataacacaaccTTACCTAGTTCTGCACCGGTAGAGAGAATATTTAGTGCAGGTAACCAAATGTTATACCCAACTAGAAActgtttaaatgataataattttgaaatattattatacttaaaaaagaagaaatctttaagatatttaaatgtttaaggaACTTTTTTATGTTAAACCACAATAATTCttctttatattgtataagactacaaaatataaaatacatgtaatTGAATTgggattttaaattctaatgggtattgatattttgttataaattaaaattattatgttttttgtagtGATTATGCTTTgctgtataatgttataatgttttcaattttgattatgattttcatttgtaatatttttattttattataaattatactttacactgttgtattaaataactattactaAATATGATTTAAGCTTTTTGCTTATATtcctattaagtacctattaaagtattatttactataaactgTTTTTATGGATACttgattaaaatttgttaaattaaaaaataattttgtgtgcaatataataaattgtttttattaaatattaaatatataacctaAACCTAATGCATTAGTACCtagttatttgtaaaattaatcaacATAACATATTTATGAATATGAGATCTGAATCTACATCTGTTAatcatttatttacctattaactTTTAAGAATAATAGGAATATTCCATTGAACCTTAaggcattaaataaaaaagttattttaaaaagataGCCAAGAGTTAGACCCTAAGGGCCAGTTGTACCGTCTACGGTTAAACTACGATTAAGCTTAATCAgctgataacagatatttaaccgTGCTAATTCGGCCGGTTAAACTCTGATTAACTTTAATCATAGACGGTACAACTGGCcctaaatgttattttaaataattatcttttatctttttatttCATCTAGATAACTAAAagattatcttttatctttatcttagATAAGCCTTCAgtcattatctttatctttaatctagataaaaatattggTTATCTTTCCCAACACTGCTTATAGTTGTATACATCTTGAATGCAACGTGAACAAATAGGTGATACCTAATATGATAAAg encodes:
- the LOC132945095 gene encoding uncharacterized protein LOC132945095, whose protein sequence is MNECDDEEEIESSDEENLIINNVEVQELHIDMYNEFDDITLPNQIRCLSHTLNLLAESDSNKAKSINSYKDLYNDAFGKAHKFWNLVRRSTKASDMVKDIVQCKFPIPIITRWNSFYNSVNKLLQYKNCLNNIFQKLNIPRLKTKEIKFFKKYIRIMEPIAISLDIFQGEKNCFLGVVLPTLFIMSDKIETISHLKHCQHLKDTILNNFKILFYSYIIDLEKESSKIFIISAISHPKFKLSWIPYEYIDVCRHLFLEECKYHGLQNENDECLLSKCHFKFIPHFS